GCCCGCGTCCGTTGAGGACGTCGTCCTCGCGGGTCCCGTGCTCTCATATCGTGATCGAGCACGATTTCACTCGGCCGGTCGGTCCGGTGCGTCGGAACCGTGTGACAGACCGGGAACGATAGTCGTTGCCGCTTCCCGCGGTGACGCGGTGAGCATCAGGCACGGCAGACATGGCATGCCCGCCGGTCGGTCCGCCGTCTCGGCCACCGTGTCCGGGATGCGCAGTCCACAGTGGGTTGCCCAGTGCTCCGGGAGCTCGCCGTGCTCCGTCGCGTCATCGTCGTCGAGGGTGCAGAGATGGACCTGTCGCTGCGATTCACCAACGAGCCCCGCCCGGTACCGGACGGCTATCGTTCTGCTCATGCGGTCGCTCCGACGCGTTCCTTGGCCACGTCCATGCACGCGTCGCAGGTGGGCCACAGCCAGTTGAGCTCGTTCGAGGCAGCCGCCACGACCCGCTTTCCGCACAACGTGTCGAGCCTTTCCCCCTCGTCGTGCTGCTTACCCCCGGGGAGCGGACCGGCGATGGCGTGCCGTTGTTTCTCGGCGGGTTGCCAGTGATGTTTGAGTTCACTTGTCATGATCACACCTCCATGACGGGAGACGCACGAGCCCGTTGACGGTGATGCGCGCGGACGTATTCTGTGACCGTTTTCACCCGTCGGAATGAGTCGGGATTCCGAAGACGGAAACTCCCCGTGTGATCCTAATCCTTCTCGAAAGAACTCGGCGCCGTGGTCCCGTCCGAACGGGACCACGGCGCCGAGGACGAACTCCGCGACCTGTCAGGAATTGACCATGTTCCGCAGGACGTACTGCAGAATACCGCCGTTCCGGTAGTAGTCGGCCTCACCCGGAGTGTCGATGCGAACGTCCGCGTCGAACTCCACGGTGGAGCCGTCCTCCTTGGTGGCGGTCACCTTCACCGTGGACGGGATCTCACCGTTGTTGAAGGCGGTGATCCCGTTGATGTCGTAGTGCTCCGTTCCGTCCAGTCCCAGGGACCTGGCGGTGCTTCCCGCCGGGAACTGCAGTGGGACGACTCCCATGCCGATCAGGTTCGAACGGTGGATGCGTTCGAACGATTCGGCGATCACCGCGCGCACACCGAGCAGCGCGGTGCCCTTCGCGGCCCAGTCCCGTGACGAGCCGGAGCCGTACTCCTTGCCCGCCAGGACCACCAGCGGCGTGTTCTCGGCGGCGTAGTTCTGCGCCGCGTCGTAGATGAACGCCTGCGGAGCGCCGGGCTGGGTGAAGTCGCGCGTGTAGCCGCCCTGCACGTCGTCGAGCAGCAGGTTGCGCAGCCGGATGTTGGCGAACGTGCCCCGGATCATCACCTCGTGGTTGCCCCTGCGGGAACCGTAGGAGTTGAAGTCCTTGCGCTCGATGCCGTGCTCGCGCAGGTACTGCCCGGCCGGGGAGTCGGGCTTGATGGCGCCCGCCGGCGAGATGTGGTCGGTGGTGACCGAGTCGCCGAGCAGGGCCAGCACCCTCGCACCGGAGATGTCGGTGACCGGTTCCGGCTCAGCACCCATGCCCTCGAAGTAGGGGGGCTTGCGCACGTAGGTGGAGTCCTGGTCCCACTCGAAGGTCTCGCCCTCGGGGGTGGGCAGCTCCCGCCAGCGCTGGTCGCCCGCGAACACGTCGGAGTAGTCGTTGGTGAACATCTCCTGCGTGATCGCCGAGTCGATGGTGCTCTGGATCTCCTGCGGGCTGGGCCAGATGTCGTTCAGGTAGACCGGCTCGCCCGCGGTGTCGTGCCCCAGCGGATCGTTGGCGAAGTCGAAGTCCATCGAGCCCGCGAGCGCGTAGGCGATCACCAGCGGCGGCGAGGCCAGGTAGTTCATCTTGACGTCCGGGTTGATCCGGCCCTCGAAGTTGCGGTTGCCGGACAGCACCGAGACCACCGAGAGGTCGTTGTCCTGCACCGCCTGCGAGATCTCGGTGGGCAGCGGCCCGGAGTTGCCGATACAGGTGGTGCAGCCGTAGCCCACCAGGTGGTAGCCCAGCTTCTCCAGGTAGGGCCACAGGCCGGCCTTCTCGTAGTAGTCGGTGACCACCTGGGAGCCGGGGGCCATCGAGGTCTTGACCCACGGCTTGGTCTGCAGCCCCTTGTCCACCG
This portion of the Actinopolyspora lacussalsi genome encodes:
- a CDS encoding hypothetical protein (product_source=Hypo-rule applied), whose protein sequence is MSRTIAVRYRAGLVGESQRQVHLCTLDDDDATEHGELPEHWATHCGLRIPDTVAETADRPAGMPCLPCLMLTASPREAATTIVPGLSHGSDAPDRPAE
- a CDS encoding hypothetical protein (product_source=Hypo-rule applied), which encodes MTSELKHHWQPAEKQRHAIAGPLPGGKQHDEGERLDTLCGKRVVAAASNELNWLWPTCDACMDVAKERVGATA